In Colias croceus chromosome 19, ilColCroc2.1, the following are encoded in one genomic region:
- the LOC123700350 gene encoding CDP-diacylglycerol--inositol 3-phosphatidyltransferase, protein MSETRENIFLFVPNIIGYARIILAIVSFYYMPTHCGFSCICYVTSALLDAIDGHAARYFNQSTKFGAMLDQLTDRAGTAGLLMTLATFYPKYTFWFQISMIIDITCHWIFLHASILQGKTSHKFIDMSENPIMHVYYTNKTVLFCMCAGNEAFYAALYVSYFYTGFTIFGIGIFPMIAVLSAPVALVKTLISVLHAIVASINLATIDNQERAAIAAKQTN, encoded by the exons ATGAGTGAAACAAGAgagaatattttcttatttgttcCCAATATCATTG GCTATGCCCGGATTATACTTGCTATAGTCTCGTTTTACTATATGCCCACGCATTGTGGGTTTTCTTGTATATGTTATGTTACTTCTGCCCTATTGGATGCGATCGATGGTCATGCGGCGCGGTATTTTAATCAAA GTACTAAATTTGGAGCAATGCTGGACCAGCTCACTGACCGGGCTGGTACTGCTGGACTCCTGATGACCCTTGCTACATTTTATCCAAAATACACCTTTTGGTTCCAAATATCTATGATCATTGATATAACATGCCATTGGATCTTCCTACATGCGTCAATTCTGCAAGGAAAGACGTCTCACAAGTTTATAGATATGTCAGAAAACCCGATTATGCATGTTTATTACACAAATAAGACAGTGCTATTCTGCATGTGCGCGGGGAATGAAGCCTTCTATGCAGCTCTGTACGTCAGCTACTTCTATACAGGATTTACAA TCTTCGGAATTGGAATATTTCCAATGATAGCTGTTCTGTCGGCGCCTGTTGCTCTAGTCAAGACACTGATCTCAGTACTCCATGCTATTGTAGCCTCCATTAACTTGGCCACAATTGATAATCAGGAGAGAGCTGCCATCGCTGCCAAACAAACTAATTAG